A section of the Melopsittacus undulatus isolate bMelUnd1 chromosome 3, bMelUnd1.mat.Z, whole genome shotgun sequence genome encodes:
- the PET117 gene encoding protein PET117 homolog, mitochondrial, with translation MSRRSRAVLAVSVLLSATTVAAVHIQQRREQERLHRGVLQDLERQHQKKENIRLLEEQIALTKQLMEERDKALVEKGSSQS, from the exons ATGTCGCGGAGGTCCCGAGCGGTGCTGGCCGTGTCCGTGCTGCTCTCCGCCACCACCGTGGCGGCCGTGCACATCCAGCAGCGGCGGGAGCAGGAG AGGCTGCACCGTGGAGTTCTCCAAGATCTTGAGCGTCAACACCAGAAAAAGGAGAATATTCGCCTCCTAGAAGAGCAGATTGCTTTGACAAAGCAACTTATGGAAGAAAGAGACAAGGCCCTGGTTGAAAAAGGATCCTCGCAGTCATAG